A window of Aliarcobacter trophiarum LMG 25534 contains these coding sequences:
- a CDS encoding competence/damage-inducible protein A — MNEINFYSVIIGTELLNGRRVDKHFAFLNSELIKRGWEHKGSFIIADDVNLIENIFNIIKADKNSVMFCFGGIGATPDDFTREIAAKVFTNTILEEHKEAKKRIIEEFKEDAYPFRVNMANLPKDAKLLKNVVNNVAGFYLEDRFFFTPGFPSMSQSMVLEALDKLYPKNSNQKYRKTVTIKTSENNLIPIMQKIPKEIDFSSLPKIIGEERRVVISLAGYDKEAVSKYFELFIDYCIEFKKEYILEDL, encoded by the coding sequence ATGAATGAAATAAACTTTTATAGTGTTATTATTGGAACAGAGCTTTTAAATGGAAGAAGAGTTGATAAGCATTTTGCTTTTTTAAATAGTGAGCTAATAAAAAGAGGGTGGGAACATAAAGGCTCTTTTATTATAGCTGATGATGTAAATCTTATAGAAAATATTTTTAATATTATAAAAGCTGATAAAAACTCTGTAATGTTTTGTTTTGGTGGAATTGGAGCAACACCAGATGATTTTACTAGAGAGATAGCTGCAAAAGTTTTTACAAACACTATTTTAGAAGAGCATAAAGAAGCGAAAAAAAGAATAATAGAAGAGTTTAAAGAGGATGCTTATCCTTTTAGGGTAAATATGGCAAATCTACCAAAAGATGCAAAGCTTCTTAAAAATGTTGTAAATAATGTAGCTGGTTTTTATCTAGAAGATAGATTCTTTTTTACTCCAGGATTTCCTTCTATGAGTCAAAGCATGGTACTTGAAGCTTTGGATAAATTATATCCTAAAAATAGTAATCAAAAATATAGAAAAACAGTAACTATAAAAACTAGCGAAAATAACTTAATACCAATTATGCAGAAAATTCCAAAAGAGATAGATTTTTCATCTTTGCCAAAAATTATAGGAGAAGAAAGAAGAGTAGTCATAAGTCTAGCTGGATACGATAAAGAAGCAGTAAGTAAATATTTTGAACTATTTATTGATTATTGTATAGAGTTTAAAAAAGAGTATATACTAGAAGATCTTTGA
- a CDS encoding bifunctional helix-turn-helix domain-containing protein/methylated-DNA--[protein]-cysteine S-methyltransferase, whose translation MSLVDTTYKQIEKAIKYIDENFKSHPSIDEIAKYSGMSKYHFIRVFKEYVGLTPKQFLHSITLNYAKEHIKESKSILDSSLDIGLSSTSRLHELFVNLIGVTPKEWKEKGRDVKITYGFGKTPFGNALIGFTSKGVCYLGFYDNNKEDVFQRFNELWENANLVFNQKLAYEYLENIFIKNRKYPLFVKGTNLQINVWKALINIPNGEITTYSDIANILDKPKSVRAIANAIGKNHIGYLIPCHRVISKSGAISGYRWGIERKESLLAFEALKKDKEDE comes from the coding sequence TTGAGCTTAGTTGATACTACTTATAAACAGATAGAAAAAGCTATAAAATATATAGATGAGAACTTTAAATCTCATCCTAGTATTGATGAAATAGCAAAATATAGTGGTATGAGTAAATACCACTTTATAAGAGTATTCAAAGAGTATGTAGGTCTTACTCCAAAACAGTTTTTACATAGTATTACTCTAAATTATGCCAAAGAACATATAAAAGAGTCTAAATCTATTCTTGATAGTAGTTTGGATATTGGATTATCTAGTACAAGTAGGCTTCATGAACTTTTTGTAAATTTAATAGGAGTTACTCCTAAAGAGTGGAAAGAGAAAGGAAGAGATGTAAAGATAACCTATGGCTTTGGGAAAACTCCTTTTGGTAATGCTCTTATTGGATTTACTTCAAAAGGAGTTTGCTATTTAGGTTTTTACGACAATAATAAAGAAGATGTTTTTCAAAGATTTAATGAGCTATGGGAAAATGCAAATTTAGTTTTTAATCAAAAACTTGCATATGAATATTTGGAAAATATCTTTATAAAAAACAGAAAATACCCACTTTTTGTAAAAGGCACTAATCTTCAAATAAATGTTTGGAAAGCACTTATAAATATCCCAAATGGAGAGATTACAACATATAGTGATATTGCAAATATTCTAGATAAACCAAAATCAGTAAGAGCTATTGCAAATGCAATAGGTAAAAATCATATAGGCTACTTAATTCCTTGTCATAGAGTAATCTCAAAAAGTGGAGCCATAAGTGGTTATAGATGGGGAATTGAAAGAAAAGAGAGCTTACTTGCATTTGAAGCTTTAAAAAAGGATAAAGAGGATGAATAA
- a CDS encoding adenylate kinase has translation MNLMLFGAPGAGKGTQAKFLIEKYNIPQISTGDMFRAAIADKTDMGMEAKKFMDEGKLVPDEITIGIIKDRLAEADCKNGFILDGFPRTLAQAEALNGLLKDLNISLDKVISLNVPDELIVGRITGRRVCSKCGASFHVEFNPSKKEDICDYCESDLMIRKDDNAQTVKSRLEAYHTQTTPLINYYKEKGIFIELDGTKDVSLVTQDMFKALS, from the coding sequence ATGAACTTAATGCTATTTGGAGCACCTGGTGCTGGAAAAGGAACTCAAGCAAAGTTTCTAATTGAAAAATATAATATTCCACAAATCTCAACTGGAGATATGTTTAGAGCTGCAATTGCTGACAAAACAGATATGGGTATGGAAGCAAAAAAATTTATGGATGAAGGAAAATTAGTTCCAGATGAGATAACTATTGGTATTATCAAAGATAGATTAGCAGAAGCTGACTGTAAAAATGGATTTATTCTTGATGGTTTTCCAAGAACATTGGCTCAAGCTGAAGCTTTAAATGGTCTATTAAAAGATTTAAATATCTCTTTAGATAAAGTTATCTCTTTAAATGTTCCTGATGAATTGATAGTTGGAAGAATTACAGGAAGAAGAGTTTGTTCAAAATGTGGAGCATCTTTCCATGTAGAGTTTAATCCATCTAAAAAAGAGGATATTTGTGATTACTGTGAGAGTGATTTAATGATTAGAAAAGATGATAATGCTCAAACTGTAAAAAGCAGACTTGAAGCTTACCATACACAAACAACACCTTTAATAAATTATTACAAAGAAAAAGGCATTTTTATTGAACTTGATGGTACAAAAGATGTATCACTTGTAACACAAGATATGTTTAAAGCTCTATCTTAA
- a CDS encoding adenylate kinase, with the protein MKKLFLIIGAPGSGKTTNAELIAKKYENITHYSTGDMLRAEVATKSETGKEIENYINNGLIVPINIAIKTIINAIKNAPTNNIIIDGYPRSLEQLNALDEYLKIEDELELKACIEVVVSQNTAKDRVLGRNRGDDDKIEVFNNRMNVYLEPLKAIQDFYEEKKLLKKIDGERTIEKIVEDIDSFIKSKI; encoded by the coding sequence TTGAAAAAACTATTTTTAATAATTGGTGCTCCTGGAAGTGGCAAAACTACAAATGCTGAATTAATAGCAAAAAAATATGAAAACATAACTCACTATAGTACAGGAGATATGTTAAGAGCAGAAGTTGCTACTAAAAGTGAAACTGGAAAAGAGATAGAAAATTATATAAATAATGGTTTAATAGTACCTATAAACATAGCTATCAAAACAATAATAAATGCTATAAAAAATGCTCCAACAAACAATATTATAATAGATGGTTATCCACGAAGCTTAGAGCAACTAAATGCTTTGGATGAGTATTTAAAAATAGAAGATGAACTAGAACTTAAAGCTTGTATAGAAGTTGTAGTAAGCCAAAATACTGCGAAAGATAGGGTGCTTGGAAGAAATAGGGGAGATGATGATAAAATAGAGGTTTTTAATAATCGAATGAACGTATATTTAGAACCTTTAAAAGCTATTCAAGATTTTTATGAAGAGAAAAAGCTTTTGAAAAAAATAGATGGTGAGAGAACTATTGAAAAAATTGTAGAAGATATAGATAGTTTTATTAAGTCAAAAATTTAA
- a CDS encoding endonuclease III domain-containing protein: MNNLFKIYNKLYDVYGPQGWWPFMEVPNYYHKLDYSYPKNENQIFEVCLASILTQNRSFKQVVQSLTNLKESNFLDYKKIKKMPLDKLKELIKPSGYSNQKSQYVLNFIDFFEKLNGRVPSREELLNIKGVGEETADSMLLYGFKQPHFKVDAYTKRLLVNYKIVDEKAKYIDIKKLFEKEIKKKIKEEDELILVYQEFHALIVCHSKLYYSKQPYGNGCFLDEILNN, translated from the coding sequence ATGAATAATTTATTTAAGATTTACAATAAGCTTTATGATGTTTATGGTCCACAAGGTTGGTGGCCATTTATGGAAGTTCCTAACTACTATCACAAACTTGACTACTCATATCCAAAAAATGAAAATCAAATTTTTGAAGTATGTTTAGCTTCAATTTTAACTCAAAACAGAAGCTTCAAACAAGTTGTTCAAAGCTTAACAAATTTAAAAGAATCCAATTTTTTGGATTATAAAAAGATAAAAAAAATGCCTTTGGATAAGTTAAAAGAGCTTATAAAACCATCAGGTTATAGCAACCAAAAATCACAATATGTGCTTAATTTTATAGATTTTTTTGAAAAATTAAATGGAAGAGTTCCAAGTCGTGAAGAGCTTTTAAATATAAAAGGAGTTGGTGAGGAGACAGCAGATAGTATGCTTTTATATGGTTTTAAACAACCACATTTTAAAGTAGATGCTTACACAAAAAGACTATTAGTAAACTATAAAATAGTAGATGAAAAAGCAAAATATATAGATATCAAAAAACTTTTTGAAAAAGAGATAAAAAAAAAGATAAAAGAAGAAGATGAGCTAATATTAGTTTATCAAGAGTTTCATGCTTTGATTGTTTGTCACTCAAAACTCTACTACTCAAAACAGCCTTATGGGAATGGGTGCTTTTTGGATGAAATTCTAAATAACTAA